The proteins below come from a single Juglans regia cultivar Chandler chromosome 12, Walnut 2.0, whole genome shotgun sequence genomic window:
- the LOC109020378 gene encoding uncharacterized protein LOC109020378, whose product MEDFYSAMNDCGLRDLGYKGDRFTWSNNREGAQFTKKGLDRALGNSIWLDQWKSHAVEVVLVHTSDHKPILIFMDVKDFEVPGRARPFRYEAKWANREDCKKVVEDAWKATMLFPNKLAKTMDSLHSCKLKLVEWSRVTDLNPDPKQWTL is encoded by the coding sequence ATGGAGGATTTCTACTCAGCTATGAATGATTGTGGCTTGAGAGACCTGGGGTACAAAGGTGACAGATTCACTTGGAGCAACAACAGAGAAGGGGCTCAATTCACAAAGAAGGGGCTGGATAGAGCTTTGGGCAACTCCATATGGTTGGATCAATGGAAGTCACATGCAGTAGAGGTAGTGCTAGTACACACCTCTGATCATAAACCCATTCTGATTTTCATGGATGTTAAGGACTTTGAGGTGCCAGGGAGAGCAAGGCCATTCAGGTATGAGGCCAAGTGGGCTAATAGAGAGGATTGCAAAAAGGTGGTGGAGGATGCTTGGAAGGCAACTATGCTATTCCCCAACAAATTGGCCAAAACAATGGACTCTTTACACAGCTGCAAGTTGAAACTGGTGGAATGGAGTAGGGTCACTGATTTAAACCCTGACCCAAAACAATGGACCCTTTAG
- the LOC109020379 gene encoding uncharacterized mitochondrial protein AtMg00310-like produces MVGRSKVGSFINVLDRMKKRVNNFKFKSLSQASKEILLKVVVQALRTYCMSVFKLPGTLIRQMNRVMHNFWWGQQEQERKVHWISWHTMGKAKSMGGLGFRDIESFNLASLAKQGWRLI; encoded by the coding sequence ATGGTTGGGAGATCAAAAGTTGGTTCTTTCATAAACGTACTGGACAGAATGAAGAAGAGAGTAAACAACTTCAAGTTCAAGTCCCTCTCACAAGCTAGCAAAGAGATTCTGTTAAAAGTTGTGGTCCAAGCTTTGCGTACCTATTGCATGAGTGTCTTTAAGCTCCCTGGTACACTTATTAGACAGATGAATAGGGTTATGCACAATTTCTGGTGGGGACAGCAGGAGCAAGAGAGGAAGGTTCACTGGATTTCTTGGCATACGATGGGGAAAGCCAAGTCAATGGGAGGATTGGGTTTTAGAGACATTGAGAGCTTCAATCTAGCATCGTTGGCTAAGCAAGGTTGGCGCCTCATTTAG